The Cryptomeria japonica chromosome 9, Sugi_1.0, whole genome shotgun sequence DNA segment AAGGGCTTCCTTGCAATATCCATGcattgcatatcctgcaatcattgtgtTCCATGAGACTATGCCTGGATGATACATTTTGTCAAACAACTCACGGGCTTTCCGCAGTCTCGTACATTTTGCATACGTGTCAATCAAGGCagtcacaactacaacatctgatgaAAAACCACTTTTGATTATGTTTTGATGGAACTCCATACCCTGCTCAAGTGCTCCAAGTTTGGCACAAACTGGAAGTATGCAGGCAAAAGTAGATGATTCTGGCTTTTCATCTGCCATTcgcatttttttaaaataatctaaGGATTTATCAAGAAGGCCATTTTGTGCATACcctacaatcattgcattccatgaggccACGTCTCTTTTAGGCATTTTGTGAAATAATGTGCAAGCCTTCTGTaaacttccacattttgcatacatgtctattagGGAGGTCCCAACTACAATATCTGAGAAAAATCCTTTTTTGACTATTCCTTGATGAATCTCCATGGCCAATTCCAAAGCTACAAGTTGTGCACAAACTGGAAGGATGCAGGAGAAGGTTAATGAGTCTGGTTTtatacctgccaattgcatttcctTAAAAGCATCCAAAGCCCTATCAAAaagtccattttgtgcatatcctacaatcattgaATTCCACGAGACCACATCTCCTTGAGACATATTGTTAAACAATTCATGTGCCTTATGTatgctttcacattttgcatacatgtctaccaacgcATTTGCAACTGCAACTTCTGACAAAAATCCACTTTCAATTATTTTTTGATGCATTTCCATACCTACTTCCAAAGCTTCCATTTTGGAACATGCTGGGAGGATACTAACAAATGTTGATGAATTCGGCTTTGCACCTGCCAATTTCATCTCCTTATAAGTTTCCAAGGCTCTATCAACAAAGCCATTCTGTGCATATCCTATAATCATCGCATTCCATGATGTTACATCTCGTGGGGACATTTTATCAAACAAGTTGGATGCCTTTTGTATGCTTCCAAATTTCGCATACATATCTATCAAGGCAGTCACCACGATAACATCTGACAAAAATCCACATTCAATTATTTTTTGGTGGATCTCCAATCCCTGcaccaaatctcccattttgacacacattgggaggatgctggaaaaggttgctGAGTTTGGATTTACATCTGCCAATTGCATTTCCTTAAAAACGTCAAAGGCTTTTTCAACAAGACCATTTTGTGTATAACCcaaaatcattgcattccatgaggccAAATTTCGTTCtggcatttcatcaaacaacttgCATGCCTTATTTACATATCcaaattttgcatacatgtctatcagaCTAGTTGCAATTACAACATCTGACGAATACCCACTTTCAATTGTTCTTCGATGGATCTCCATACCTATTTCCATAACTCCGTGTTTCACACAAGCTGCAAGGATGCTGGCAAAGACTGGTGAGTTTGGCTTtatacctgccaattgcatttgctttaaaATTTCCAAGGCCTCCTCAACTAACCCaatttgtgcatatccagcaatgaTTGCTGTCCACGAGGCCACATCTCGTTGGGGTATTTTTTCAAACAACTTACGTGACTTGTgtatacttccacattttgcatacatgtctatcagagAAGTAACAACTACAACGTGTGACAAAAATTCACATTCTATTATTATTTGATGGATTTCCATACCATATTCCAAAGATCGTATTTTGGCACACACAGGGAGAATAGTGGCAAGAGTTGCTGAATTTGGCTTCACGCCTGCTGAAAGCATTTCCTTAAAAATTTCCAAAGCTTGTTCAACaagtccattttgtgcatatccagcaacaATTGCAGTCCACGAGACCACATTCCTTTGAGACATATTGTCAAACAgctcatgtgccttgtctatgcttccacatttagcATAAAAGTCTATCAGGGCAGTTACAACTGTAGCATCTGACAACAATCCACTCTCAACTATTTTTTGATGGACTTCCATGCCATGTTGCAAATCTCCCACTCTGGCAAATGCTgagagaatgctagcaaaggttgCCGAGTTTGGCTTAACACCTGATGATTGCATTTGCTCGAAAATCTCAAAGGATTTATCGACAAGCCCATTTTGTGCGTAACCACCAATGATTGCAGTCcacgagaccacatttctttgaggcatttcttCAAAAAGCCTCAAAGCCTCGTCAAGAACACCACTTTGAGCATATCCTGTAATCATAGCAGTCCATGACACAACATCTGCATTATGCATTTTATCAAACATAGCGCGTGACTTCTGTATGATTCCACATTTCGCATACATGTCTATCAGCGCATTCGAAACAACAACATCTGACGAAAAACCACTTTCGACTATTACTTGATGAATCTCTATACCCTGTTCCAAGTCTCCAATTTTGGAGCACGCTGGTAGCACGGTAGCAAAGGTTGCCGAGTTCGGCTTTACACCAGCCAACTGCATTTGCTTGAAACTCTGCAAGGATTTTTCAAAAAGTCCATTCCGTGCATATCCAGCAAGGATCGCAGTCCATGAGACCACATCTCGgtcaggcattttgtcaaacagttcatgggCTGTCTCTACTCTCTGACATTTCGCATACATGTCAATCAAGGTATTCATCACAATAACATCAGATTGACATCCACATCTAATGATTTTTCCATGAATCTCCAAACCATGATTTACAGACACCGGATTGGCACATACAGGGAGAATAGTAGAGAAGGTGAAGTGATCAGGTTGTACGTCTGTTCGTTGCATTTTATGAAACAGAGTTAATGCTTCCTGAATAAACCCGTGCCTTCTGTAAGCTGCAATTATCATATTCCATGACAAGACATCTGGTTCAGCCATGTTGTCAAAGGCTCTACGAGCATCCACCAAGCTTCCGCACTTGTCATACATGTTGATGAGTGTGTTTTGTAAAACTGGGTTTGTCGCAAAAGTGAATTTGCTGTCATTGATGTAAGAGTGGATTTGCTTGCCCTTGGAAAGAGTTTTTCCGGTAAAGGAGGCGTACAATGTATGAATGCATGTAAAGGAATGTACAGGAGGGGTGTTTGCAGTTAGAAGAATACGCAGAACCTCCTTCAGACAACCCTCTTTACAAAGTGCTCTCAAACTGACATGACCATTGAAATGGGCAACGGATAACATCGCATGGGTTGTTACGAAGGTAGCAGCAGTATGTACACTTAACAAACTTCATTTAAAACCATCAAAACTGAAAAAAACATTAACTGGAATGCCGGTTCCAAATTGGCGCAGAGACCTTGGATGAAGTCGGAGTCTGAGAAACATttgttatatttattaattaactggaaattaaaaaattaataattaattaataaaaataattttaattaattataccaAAGCATTCTTAAGTGAATAACATATTTCTTGAAACTGAGGAGAAGGATGCAAGACTATAAAATCAATTTCAATAGTATGCTTAAATttacattaattaaaaaaaaaaaaaagataaaaattaaaatatctatattttaacattaataattagaaaaagaatgcacataaaagaaaaaaattatctcaactttatcttttattattatcttcttttgataagaagatcttttaacttttttttttgctaGATAAATTACTGCATGACACCTTTGTATTATTGAGGAAAAAAGTACAATATAGTTCATTAGCTTTCTTCCTATCACGTTCTACCCTTCTATTCAAAAAACCCCTTATCAGTATAAGTATCACTACACTTGCCCCATCTAATCTCTCCATGTCACAAAATTGGAGGTAATACATGGAAATCATTATGTTTTTCACCGTATTAGCAAAATGGTGAAATGAACTAGGACCTATCAATTTACAGCATAAAAACTGTTATTTCTTTACTAGAGATAGAGAAGATGCCAAAAAACCAAAACCACACAGACCACCATACTAATCATCATCTTTTAGCCATTTGATTTCCAAGGCTTTGGCCACCACAGGGCACTCTAGGCCACAAGCGTCATAAGTTGCAGTGTTTGCCATCTCCAAGGGGTCGCTCATGTCATTCTCTGCCCACTCTACTTCCAGTATCGACACCCCAAAATCTAGGCCCACATCTGGCTCTACTTTGTTCTCCTCCAACAATCCCTCCTTTTGCATGTATTCTTTCACCCAACCTTCCTCTATGACCATCCTAATCCCAGtcaacctctacaaaaagacaatgCTCCTACCAATTTCCTTCCCACATCCAACCAAAATGTCTAGCTCCAAGGTGCTAATAAGGGGGGATTTCTTCACTTCCCCACCCCTGTCTTTCTACATATAGTAATTATGTGGCATCGAAATGTGCAAATTTCCATCCACATTGTCCAGCACCACATCAATCTCACATAGGAAGgcatgtttgaattttttttgtcataGCACCTTAGCTCCATCTTCCAACTCCCATGTCATTAGCACCACAACCAAAAACATGGTGGTTACATCTATATTCACCCTACGATGGTCAAAGGTTGTGGAGAAACTCCTTCCCAAAGATTCTCTTCACAGCATGAATGACCAAAGTATGGGTCGCGGCCCATGGCAAGTATATCCACTAGCCTTTTATCAAACACCTCTCCTAAGAAGGACATATGTCGCCTGGATGACTCAAGCAGAATTGACGTGTCAATTTATTCTTCTCTTAGCTCACAAAGTCGAGCAACTCAAAGTGACTCGTCTGCCACCGTCTCCATCCATGTATATGCACCTACCGTGTGTCAACATCATGAAATCATATTGCCTTTTGCATTAATGATTTACATCATTCAGGTCAATCTTTCCCAATCTGCCACTCAACCTTAATTATTTGCTCGTGGTATATTTTGCACAATTCTTGCAGCAACTGTATTGTCAATCATAATGGCAACATCATCTAAGTTTAGATGGGGTGCCATGACTTCATCCTCACCATTTGTCACACGAGCCCTTGTATATTCCTATTAATGCCTTTGTCCTACCCCCACTTCAATGCTTACCACTTCATAATATCCTTGTTGTCATTAGTCCAATCACCTACTCTTCAGTAGTACCTCAATCTATCATTTGTTGATGTCGTCCCTCAGTTCTTGCTAGCAGCCATCTTGGCAATCTAGACTACCAACGAGTCACCCTCCCTGTACACATGTGTGAGCGTAAAGTCTAAGAATTTCTCAATCAAAGATCTAATTAGAGACAACCATTTATTGAGCTTCCAATTTGGGGTCTAATTTTATCTGATAGCATTGCTAGTGTTGAGGGAGTCGTCTTCCAAGTGCACTCTATCCACCTTCAATTGTAGACCCAATTTGAGACCTAGCAAAGCTACCTAAGATTCAACCAATTCATTAGTAGTCACCCCTAACAACACTCTCTTTTCTCCCATTATACGACCTCCATGATCTTTGGTGACACATCTAGCACCACTTGGTCTTGGATTTCCCATTtaggcaccatcaaagttgattttgatctAGCTTGCTTCTGGGGAAACCCACTAAAATGCATCCTTGGGATTTACTAGCTGATCAACCATCCCAACCTGATTAATAGGGGGAAGCTTTCAGCCTAGGGAAAGCCTTAGTCATGTCATCATCCCAACCTATATATTTGTTCTTCTTCAAAGGTTTATTTATtgcaacattattaattaattcattgattTGTTCCACCATTTTATCACACAATTTCTCTCTTTGCATGGATTTACCCTAAAATGTCCTTTGGCTCCTCTCTTTCCACAACTCCCAGATTATTGTTGAGGGAATGACATTCCATAACAATCACATAAAGCCTTTCTCTTGAACTTCAACCACATTTTGAACTAGTCACCAATGTCAATAGGCATTGGGCATTGAAGGTTAATTTTGTTCATGAAGAAGTGCCAACAAGATCTATCATAAGGGCAACCTAGTAGCAAATGGTTCCAGTTGTTTCACTCTTAGGTTTACTCAATTCACACCTATCAAGGCCCTAGATGCCCATTTTCTACAATCGATCTTCTGTTTGAATTCTCCTTTGTATTGTCATCCATGCAAATACTTTGGCATTAGGTAGATAGTGCTTGTTCCATAGTAATTTCATAGGCCATTCTTGATTTTTCATCGCAGCCTCTTTCATCTTATATCATATTTTAACTTTATATTCTCCAATAGTGTATCCACACCACCTGATGGTATTAGCACCATCTGATGGGGAGATCAATTGATTTTTCATGAGATCTTGAGGGTCTCCTTTTGATCCTTTAGGGCACTGATTGTGTCGAGGGAGTACCATTCCCACTAAGTCACACCATTCTGCCCAACCTTGGTCTCATAGTCATAAACTCTCTTTCCCCAAACTTTGGTGGTCTCATCTCTACTAGCTTATAGATTTGGATATCTAGCTTGCAATCAATTTTTTTCCTTCCCATGAGTTGGTCCAAAAAAGGGCACTCATGTCATTCCTAACTTCACAAGTAGCATGCTATGATACAATGTCCCTACATTCCACTATGTAGTTCCAAATCGCCAATTTTCTAGGCGGATTCACAGTTGTCAAAATTCTACTCAGCTCATAAGAGTCTAGATATTTCCTTTTGAGGATTTGAACCCACTCTTGATTTCCTTTTGTGTATATATTCAATGCTAGTTTCACTCCCATAGCTAGGTTCATTATAGATAGTTGTCTTATGTTGCCTCCCCCCACCTCCTTTGGGGTGCAAACCTCATCCCATTCTATGAGTGGGAATTTGTTCTAGTCTCATCTACCACTCCAAAAGAATCTCCTCATGATCTAATTGAGAGCATCTTCCACAACCGTTAGGATTTTCAAACATGACATTGAATATACTAGGATTGAAGATGGAATGGCCCTGACCATAAGCAGCGTACGCATAGATGTAAGCCACTTTCCCTTccatgtctccatttttcttttgtaACTATTTATCAAATTGTTCCAGCAGCATTTTTATTTTCACCAACAAACAAAGGCATCGTGAGGAATCTTCTTGGAAGGGAGGTAATTCAGAGATCAAAGATTCTTGCAATTTCTCTATAGACCAAGGCTCATGTTTACAAAGAATATTTCTAACTTTCTCCAATTGATACTCTATCCCGAGGCCTTTTAGTATTTGTTTAGGAATGATCTAATGGCACTTGCCTTGGTGCAAATTACTTCTCCAAAGAAGATCATATCATATGTGAATTGTTGGTGTGAGACTAGCTGCAGCCCATTGGCTACTTCCAAACCCTTCCATCTTCTAGAAGCACGAAATCGGCCAATTCTTCTACCCAGTGCCTttgccatgataatgaagagaaaagactAAAGGGGGTCTCCTTGCCTCAGACCTCTAGAATAAGTGAAAAAACCATGTGTCGCTCCATTTAAAATTTGGTCAACTCAATTTAAATAAAGTttctaattctttatttattttagaaaggaGTGCATATCTTTAAGATTTATTTGCTAAATGCTAATAATGAATCTTAACATCTGGTAAaagaatattattaaattattataaaattagTAAGTAGATTTTGAGATTTTTAACTATATGATTTGTTATTATTTGTTATAGGATTTTTATGAGGAAAAAAATATGAAAAGATTAATTGATAAAGGGGTTAATAATCGAGTTGATGGTTTAATGGAATGattattgatgccctcctaaatggcacaatgttagcttaagatcaaacaacacaaaacacacaagatgttagagttaatccatcaaaaactgaaacaatgaaggcattccaaaagagacactaaaagaaacatgctaaatatatctaataaatagaacaaatgatcatgagacatctccaactgcctcttagcatggccttagcttcttctcccttgttcctctcctctccaagttccaaaatagtgtagctctcagcagctttttgcactatggatgcttatggaggattgagatttgtataatagctccaaatatgaaatgaaaagctaatagtaatgctaaaatgatgtattttaactaaaaagacaagatttagttatgctatgctaaaatgctctctaaaatgactatagtctaaatgcataaaagttttcaggatctggattatgaaggaatgggctctatttataagaaaaatggagcaatggatggccaggattgaatggtttaatcaagggtcaagcttgaaagttgggaatccatgtgcacaattgacaccaatgaaatggtgacaagtgtcaacacaggattgggttgaaagaagaggttggaggcattaaaggcctgagaagacctcatggttatctaaaggctaagggtcaagcctaaattaggattacccactggattaggagttaatccaaggataaacctttgtgcaaatgattaagagataatcatggtcaaagtattaaatgcttgatgagacctttgtggttggatagaggttgagtcaaacaaatgttttaactatgtgggagggttgaattaaccattaatggttattgaagactttgggggattaagtggttgaaagttggaagcctttaatggttttcaaagactttggggtttttggtggttgaaggttgaaaaccttcaatggttatccaagactttgggccatttgagaagtgactccattttgcttaggaatgtgacaataattaggggatggattaggctaattaggaaggggttagaagaatctagaaggggattagattttgcaagtggatttggtgggtgagggaaaataggattttatttaaaataaaaattcatttatttcaaaatgtgtgcaagttgcatttgtaggaaaatgcaagtggggtggggataatgatttaaataaatgttttatttaatttatttaaaagaggaatagggggatttaattaaatatgatttaatgaattaattaaaataaattgaataatttatttaattaatagaagaatgtttggggatgaattaattaaatattaatttaattaattgatggctagtggatttttaatcaaataaatacgaaatattcatttaattaaaatggacagatttatgtgactacatttgcccctctttgagacggtgcggtttatcgcgtcgtttcaaagaaagaaaaactggtgtgaagaaatgccccataaaatgtaaatttaatgggtggtatgccccctcgagagatgggctgaaaaatttcgaaaaatcgggcgatctctcgaaaaagaatgaaaattggcaaggtgatagAAGGGAAGAAGTGAGGTAtattggtgaaaaatagaagaaaacgggagaaacatggagaaatggggggctcgggaagttcacggggactacGGCGATGAgtggggcgaagttacggtgacggcagggggtataaatggggtgaaaggggtgaaaacaggatcatttgtgaccgcgaccagttgaaaacttgagctctgatagtgacatttggaggagcaaggaggagcaacgatgccgtttccgatcactgagcaccgatttgagcgagtccgccggtaccagcgcccagccgactatggaccagcggtacgcaaattcgaaaacttcctttttatgcatttttaatacgtttttagctgagtccaagtccagtcggagcaagagcgctggaagtaggtttttagcgcttttgctccatgaattagcgctattgtgccgcaatagcgcttttgtaggctagttttaGCGCTGTTGAATTTATTGAGCGCTATTGCAGGCAAGTTTTAGCGCTGTTGAATTTATTGAGCGCTAGtgtaggcaagttttagcgcttttgattaaTTAGCGCTATGGTGTAGTAAATTGAGCGCTATTGACCGGAATAGCACGATTGTGTAGctggtttagcgcttttgttttggtagcgctattgtaagactttttgagcgctattgaggttgttgtagcgctattgttcataATGAGCGCTTTTGGAGGTTAAATAGCGCGTTTGCTTTAGgatacaagatgccccagtttcggacaaaataaaATTCtggatgcctaacgattgatggatggtgaggtgaagtgggagttgttttgaaccatagcagcccgatgagacttaggtcatttgttaggataaatgcctgttgaagtctaggcggccatgattgcttacctgttgagacccgaagatacttgatcaaagtatctgatgatagtctaggtttaaactttaagaaagtttgataacaaaacaactgatggtgtttggatgaatgtctatgtgcaggaggatctacgcgtgttgcagttacgcgagcgccaccccgcgacacaggggttgcgagatcgtttgactcggctagagatagattgtattgcggctactgggctctatgaggtgatgcatatgcccatgattcggatgaatcacggcctgattacagcattagcagagcgatggcatagtgagacttgcacgttccatctggctcagggagagatgacggtgactttggaggacgtgtggcgtattcttcggattccgattcgagggcagctggtgacatatgatcgatcttgggggacggtggcctgtcagaggatatttgatgaggatgtatacattgatgatgggtcgattgcctgggaggatatagcgacactatatgagcccttccagcagtgttgtcagggatcgtgggaggacttctgtgtccagacaggcggtcacatggattggcggtcggatggggataggtgattgagatgatggtgacagaggggactcgATATgcctgggggtcgtgcgtgctagcgcacatgtaccaggagttacatgaggtagtgtaccgggggagaggttcgcttgcagtaggcatgacgctgctgcatgtgtgggcatgggagcatctaccagtgactcgaccagtgagtctgagattccgagccgtggaccaaccctatatgtttatgtatagtggtatgatgagtcagccccacttgggcaagctagagtggtggcggcaggcattagatgatttggatgcagtgatctggcggccatacttggagtgtgagccatgggaggatgatgcagaggcactgccgtattgctttatgacccgattcttcattgggaggacctcttatcacgtagagagacaggtgccaggacgggttatgaggcagtttggacggcagcagggtctgccgagcggatcgggagagtatgctcgagttattcgagagcggtatgcatggggtccagtgctaccgtatgatcaggcattggcagagtttcggacactgcaggcgaggccatgggagctacgaccgagggtcgtagatgcaggggttacagcagagtatacacagtatcgggcggcgcacccgattcgacggatatcagatccagcggagccgatcccagcatttgaggatgagaggggacggggacggagaggagggggtggtggtggaggaggtggtggaggaggtggtggaggaggaggaggtggtggaggaggtggaggaggtggaggagggatgccgagacagcggagagggagaggggggttaccactgcagatatcacagggacctttgatgcagggaggagtgcagctgagtgggagggggatggagagagagatcctgatggatacaggtgcaggagagggtggtgcaggggagtgtggtgcagaggagggacctagtggagggggtgatataggtgcggcagccatggacatgggggagggagcgactggggatctgcgggagcacatgataggttatttgcaggcccgggtagagagattagaggcagaggtagcagctagagatgtgcaactatttgcacgtgagtcaaagctgacagtggtgctgcgagAGAGAGATAcagcagtggagagattggcggaggtGCAAGAGAGAGTCCGAGCAGGAGCACAGGGTCCGTCAGGGGagactatgaggcagtttgggcgagcgcaggccgagatagagtactggcgaggtttatatgagcaggttgtgccattcactcagcgagctctcagttatacccagatgcggcagatgagatccgagcgatcacagaggatgcagagtagtgggggagtgatgggtccgttgaggcgggatagatcaggagatgcaggagggagtgggggttcgatgaggcctccacggagagatggatcaggtggtgccggtaccagcggtggagtaggtaggggtggggcaggtacagcatctgggcagagcggcatctgagagagcatttttgcatgcatgtgttgtatcattgtctattttttggactgtatcttggatggctcttggtagccgattttgtagacttcattgtactctgatatatgagttgatatatatgaggagatcccatattgtgatgatgtatggatgtttatgcatgattatGTTTTATCGCTTAGATGGATaagtgtacatgtatgcatttgatgagatgtttcgtttatgtatgtttttatgatgagttatgatgtgagatactgacatatgaatgcaggtttatatgtgtatgatataTGTTTTTATGacgagttatgatgtgagatactgacatatgaatgcaggatgatatgtttttatgatgagttatgtaatgctttatgtatggaatgccatgatgaggatatatgctgatgcttgatgcatgaacaggatttttgatgtttcctattgcaatgtaatgatgagatgatttatgatgtgagatgttttgaatgaatgatgttatgtatggatatgcatatagatgtgtttttagatgaatgtaatatggataaacaaaatgtaaagtacaaatgtttatatgatgatgcctaaatgaatgcagatggataaacaaatgtaaagtacaagtgttgatatgatgatgtgttttaaatgaatgcatatgt contains these protein-coding regions:
- the LOC131052106 gene encoding pentatricopeptide repeat-containing protein At5g39350; the protein is MLSVAHFNGHVSLRALCKEGCLKEVLRILLTANTPPVHSFTCIHTLYASFTGKTLSKGKQIHSYINDSKFTFATNPVLQNTLINMYDKCGSLVDARRAFDNMAEPDVLSWNMIIAAYRRHGFIQEALTLFHKMQRTDVQPDHFTFSTILPVCANPVSVNHGLEIHGKIIRCGCQSDVIVMNTLIDMYAKCQRVETAHELFDKMPDRDVVSWTAILAGYARNGLFEKSLQSFKQMQLAGVKPNSATFATVLPACSKIGDLEQGIEIHQVIVESGFSSDVVVSNALIDMYAKCGIIQKSRAMFDKMHNADVVSWTAMITGYAQSGVLDEALRLFEEMPQRNVVSWTAIIGGYAQNGLVDKSFEIFEQMQSSGVKPNSATFASILSAFARVGDLQHGMEVHQKIVESGLLSDATVVTALIDFYAKCGSIDKAHELFDNMSQRNVVSWTAIVAGYAQNGLVEQALEIFKEMLSAGVKPNSATLATILPVCAKIRSLEYGMEIHQIIIECEFLSHVVVVTSLIDMYAKCGSIHKSRKLFEKIPQRDVASWTAIIAGYAQIGLVEEALEILKQMQLAGIKPNSPVFASILAACVKHGVMEIGMEIHRRTIESGYSSDVVIATSLIDMYAKFGYVNKACKLFDEMPERNLASWNAMILGYTQNGLVEKAFDVFKEMQLADVNPNSATFSSILPMCVKMGDLVQGLEIHQKIIECGFLSDVIVVTALIDMYAKFGSIQKASNLFDKMSPRDVTSWNAMIIGYAQNGFVDRALETYKEMKLAGAKPNSSTFVSILPACSKMEALEVGMEMHQKIIESGFLSEVAVANALVDMYAKCESIHKAHELFNNMSQGDVVSWNSMIVGYAQNGLFDRALDAFKEMQLAGIKPDSLTFSCILPVCAQLVALELAMEIHQGIVKKGFFSDIVVGTSLIDMYAKCGSLQKACTLFHKMPKRDVASWNAMIVGYAQNGLLDKSLDYFKKMRMADEKPESSTFACILPVCAKLGALEQGMEFHQNIIKSGFSSDVVVVTALIDTYAKCTRLRKARELFDKMYHPGIVSWNTMIAGYAMHGYCKEALELFELMKHSGTNADHVSLICVLFACSHAGLLDEGCKSFIHMSNSYCIRPTMDHYVCMVDLLGRAGYLQEALLFIIKMPIEPDMVVWMGLLGACRSHKNMRLGEFVTRVLLELDPGNAAPYVLLSNIYADAGMWGNVQKVRVLMKDRGIKKIPGCSWIEVHKTIHNFCV